One genomic window of Metopolophium dirhodum isolate CAU chromosome 4, ASM1992520v1, whole genome shotgun sequence includes the following:
- the LOC132943664 gene encoding leucine-rich repeat-containing protein 24-like yields MVLSTSTTTTAMMMMMMMTTTMTTMTISSSPGCPAGCACKWKNGKQTVECVDKKVTSVTLALGIDPATQVLDISDNDLSAAGLPHDTFAAAGLSNLQRIHASRCNVYYVHDRAFRGLTNLVDLDLSGNCLRQVPTGAFAECPSLMKLSLSGNPIGDLPARAFRHLGQLTALDLSGCGLTAVAVGAFDDLSGLDWLRLDDNLLTHVPGPNTLPARLHGVDLHRNDWQCDCRMVDMHRWLTASRVPVTEEPVCSGPATYADVPVRRVSVAELACAPAAYPATQPVQDVAEGVNVSFRCLVAAIPTATVEWLYGGVPVYRHNASELITVDGNTTAELYVYNASVTDAGSYACVAENRAGKARVNFTVTVRPGRPFLAAGTVDDRSAPSQSSSATAGGGGGTSGGDGRPLLYVGCLAAGSVALSAAAAVLVAIRCRRVKRSGAGGRAGDSSSTCKRRPTAPAADGYRTVSTTADKEFSVPSAHRPASARATATLVTVTTTGPDGADDTTVATAESNPDVVSDVKRTGWEIDFEQIVWAECPPATGYVSIQIPVQCGIECLGAYYATAAEAVAGSRCVGAGATLRRQRRRAAVLTAYDDTVQVVRTTAQGGYPTTTTGPGTIGIPAAAAPPPTIVVDDPDDDVGGGGVGGVAPIISPPLPFRSGDEDGADKDDSIAL; encoded by the coding sequence ATGGTTCTATcgacgtcgacgacgacgacggcgatgatgatgatgatgatgatgacgacgacgatgacgacgatgaCCATCTCGTCGTCGCCGGGATGTCCAGCGGGGTGCGCGTGCAAGTGGAAAAACGGCAAGCAAACGGTCGAGTGCGTGGACAAGAAGGTGACGAGCGTGACGTTGGCTCTAGGCATCGACCCGGCCACGCAAGTGCTGGACATATCGGACAACGATCTGTCGGCGGCTGGGCTGCCACACGACACGTTTGCCGCGGCCGGTCTTTCCAACCTTCAACGCATCCACGCGTCCCGTTGCAACGTGTACTACGTGCATGACCGAGCGTTCAGGGGCCTGACTAACCTGGTGGACCTGGACCTGTCCGGTAACTGTCTAAGGCAGGTGCCGACCGGTGCATTCGCCGAGTGCCCGTCCCTGATGAAGCTCAGCCTGAGCGGTAACCCGATCGGCGACTTGCCGGCCCGGGCATTCCGGCACCTCGGTCAGCTGACCGCGCTCGACCTGAGCGGCTGTGGGCTGACCGCCGTCGCAGTCGGCGCGTTCGATGACCTCAGCGGCCTCGACTGGCTCAGGCTGGATGACAACCTGTTAACACACGTTCCCGGGCCGAATACGCTGCCCGCCCGGTTACACGGCGTCGACCTGCACCGCAACGACTGGCAGTGCGACTGCCGCATGGTTGACATGCACCGGTGGCTGACCGCCTCGCGGGTGCCGGTCACCGAGGAGCCCGTGTGCTCGGGTCCGGCCACTTACGCCGACGTGCCAGTGCGCCGGGTGTCGGTGGCCGAACTGGCGTGCGCGCCGGCCGCGTACCCGGCCACGCAACCTGTGCAGGACGTGGCCGAGGGCGTCAACGTTTCATTCCGGTGTCTGGTGGCCGCCATCCCAACGGCCACGGTCGAGTGGCTGTACGGCGGCGTTCCCGTGTACCGGCACAACGCGTCCGAGCTCATCACCGTGGACGGAAACACGACAGCCGAACTGTACGTGTACAACGCGAGCGTGACCGACGCCGGTTCGTACGCTTGCGTGGCCGAGAACCGGGCGGGCAAGGCTCGCGTCAACTTTACGGTCACCGTCCGGCCCGGGCGACCGTTCCTGGCCGCGGGCACCGTCGACGACCGATCCGCACCGTCTCAGTCGTCATCGGCCACGGCGGGTGGCGGTGGTGGGACCAGCGGAGGCGACGGCCGACCACTACTATACGTCGGTTGTTTGGCGGCCGGCTCGGTGGCGCTGTCAGCTGCGGCCGCCGTACTGGTGGCCATCAGGTGCAGGCGGGTGAAACGCTCCGGCGCCGGCGGCCGAGCCGGCGACTCGTCGTCCACCTGCAAGCGAAGACCCACCGCACCCGCGGCTGACGGTTATCGGACCGTCAGTACGACAGCCGACAAGGAGTTCTCGGTACCCTCGGCCCACCGTCCGGCATCGGCGCGGGCGACCGCCACCTTAGTGACGGTAACAACGACGGGGCCAGATGGGGCTGACGACACCACCGTCGCGACGGCCGAGAGCAATCCAGACGTGGTGAGCGACGTGAAACGCACCGGATGGGAGATCGATTTCGAGCAGATCGTTTGGGCCGAATGTCCGCCAGCCACCGGTTACGTTTCCATACAGATACCGGTGCAGTGCGGCATCGAGTGTCTGGGTGCGTATTACGCGACCGCCGCCGAGGCCGTGGCCGGAAGCCGCTGTGTTGGTGCCGGGGCCACTCTCCGGAGACAGCGCAGACGGGCGGCCGTGTTGACCGCTTACGACGACACCGTGCAGGTGGTGCGCACCACCGCGCAGGGGGGGTATCCGACGACGACCACGGGGCCCGGGACGATTGGCATCCCTGCCGCCGCCGCACCGCCACCGACCATCGTCGTGGACGACCCGGACGACGACGTCGGCGGTGGCGGTGTTGGCGGCGTCGCGCCCATTATTAGCCCTCCGTTGCCGTTCCGGTCGGGCGACGAAGACGGCGCCGACAAAGACGACTCCATCGCGCTGTAA